The following nucleotide sequence is from Bacteroidota bacterium.
TGTTTTTTTATGTAGCCTTTGGAAGATACGCTAGTGTTAATCGTGCAAATCTATGTCTCCGAAGGTGTAACTATTGGGAAGTCCCGAAGTTAGTAATGGAGTCTTAAAGCATTTGCGCGAACGCGTACATGCCGCCCCAAAACCGAGCGACGTCGTTAAAGAATGTTTGGTGTGGTAATTAGTTGTAATATATGAGCTTGGGCTGCGTCGACCGTTTCGGTGTTGTTAATTTTTTGTGATTTCCTTGGAGTCAGGAAAAAATTGTGGTATATTTACACTTTAGAATTCCCTACGTGGAATCCTGCGCTTTACTTGTGCTCGGTTATGGGCGCACTTCAGCACGATCCACGTCCCCTGGACCCAGGAATTAAAAAAGTTTGAGTACAACAATACAACTGTGATAAATATGAGACGTATCAACAAAATCGCGCTTGCATTGCTAGGCCTAGCAATCGCATCCTCGAGTTCGTTCGCTCAGACCAGCCCGCGCGTTTTCGGCGCAGGCGAGCTGAAGTTGGACGATGGTAGCGGTAATAACGTTTACCTTTCGACGAAGACCGGTACCCTCGGTATCGACGCGTCGGGTAACGTGATCCCCGGTGTGCAGACCTTCCCAAGCAACTGCGCATTGTTGGACCTGACCTCCACAACGAAAGGCTTCTTGACGCCCCGCATGACGACGGCGCAGGAGCTCGCAATTTGTGGCGGCACTCCGAACGAAGGTTTGATCGTCTATAATACGACGACCCACACCCTCGATATCTATAATGGTATCAGCTGGGGCGCGGTCAGCGGTTGGAATCTTACCGGTAATACGCTTCCCGCAGCGGGCGGCGGCACCGGTGTCGGCCAGAATTTTATCGGTACACTCAACGGACAGGACTTCGTCATCGCGACGAACGTCGGTGTTGCAGGTTCGGGTGCCGGTGAGCGCATTCGCGTAACGAGCAGTGGTAATGTCGGTATCAGCGCTACGGGTAGCGCCTTCACGCCGGCGAAGCTTTTCAACGTTGACGGTACGGCTGGAACGGCAAACGTTCGCCTCGCTTCGTTGAGCGGCGCTCCGCTTCTTGTGCCGGCGCTGAATCTTGCAAACGACGGTATCACGATCGCGGGCATCAATGGTGACCTGTTGAAGTACGATGCCGCAACGGTCGTCGGTACGGTAGCGTGGCTCCGCACGGGCAACACGGTGCTCGATGGTAACAATACGCTTGGTACGATCAACGATATCACGATCAATATCAAGACAAACAATACCACTCGCGTCACGATCGGCAATAGTGCTTCGGCAAATGCAGTAACGATCACCGGTAACGAAACCATCAATGGTAACGATCAGGTGAACGGTACGCTCTCGAGCACAGGCAACACAACGCTCGGCACGAACGCTGCTACGACGAACAGCCTCGGTAATACCGGCGCTTCGACGAACAACATCGGTAACGGTGCTGGCGCGACGAACAACATCGGTAACGGCGGCGGCGCAACGAGCAACACCTTCGGTGCAACCGCGAACCTCAATAACTTTGGTAACGGCGCGGTGAACAACCAGTACGGTAATGCCGCTGGTACGAACCTCTTCGGTACGAATGCGACGACCAATAACATGGGAACGTCGGGTACGTCGACGAACAATATCCTCGGTGCAACGAACATCAACGTGACGGGCGGCAATGCGACGAACATCGCAACGACGGCCGCTGCGACGACGAGCATCGGTGTGACTGCCGGTACGAACAATATTGCTGGCGCAACCAATATCAACACCGGTGGCGCAGCAACGACCAACATCAACACCTTTGCAGGTGGCGGCGCAGTCAATATCGGTGGTACGACCCACACAGGTGCCATCTCGATCGCTGCAAACACGGGTTCGGCAATCACTCTCGATGTTGCGAATACGGCAAACAATCTTATCGCGAACAACATCAACCAGGATAACAGCACGGTTAACCTCTTGACCCTCACGGGCGTCAATAGCGGTAACGTCCGCACCCGTACCCTCAGCGGTATCATCACGGGTTCGAACGGCGTGGATGTGACCTGGAATGGCACGACCTTCGATGCGCATCTTGCTCCGGATAATGCAACGGTGCTCTTCGCAAATAACCGTTTCATCAACACGAACGCAAGCACGCTTTCGATCACGAGCGGTAATCCGGGCACAACGGTGCTCTTCACGGCTGCTGGTAACACCGTCAATGTGAATAACGCCGTTGCCGGTACGACCAACATCGGAAACGTTGCTGGTTCGACCAACCAGATCGGTAGTTCGGCAACGTTGAACCAGGTCGGCAATTCCGCGGCAACGAACCAGTTCGGCAACAACGCGACGAGCAACAATTTCGGTAACGTTGCCAATACGAACCAGTTCGGTGAAAACGCAACCGGCAACGAATTCGGCGTTTCTAATTCGGCCGCTAACGTCACCAACGCGATCGGTTCGAACACCAACACGGGTAATGTGACCAACAATATCGGCAATCGTGCCGGTGCTGGCGCAGTTACGACCAATATCGGTACTGTGGGTACCACCGCGATTAACATCGGTAGCACCGGTGCCGGTGGAAATGTTTCGATCTCTGCATCGAACGGTCACCCCATCACGATCGACGTTGCAAATACAGCGAATAACCTCGTCGCGAACAATATCAATCAGGACAATACGACGGTTAACCTGCTCACGCTTACGGGCGTTAATAGCGGCAATGTCCGTACCCGCTCGCTCAGCGGCATCATTACCGGTTCGAACGGTGTGGATGTGTCCTGGAACGGTGTTACGTTCGATGCGCACCTCGCTGCGAACAACTCGACGGTACTCTTCGCGAGCGATCGTTTCATCAATACCAATGCTAGCACGCTGCACATCACGAGCGGCGGCCCGGCCGGTACAGATTTCGCTACGTTCGCAGGCACGACCATCGGCCTCAACAATACGGCTGTTGGTACCAACAATATCGGTTTCACTGGCGGTACGAACACCATCGCCGGTAACACGACGATCAATAACAACGTCAACAATACGACGCAGATCAATACCGGTACCAGCACGGGTGCTGTGACGATCGGTGCAGATAATGTCGGCGCTACGACGAATATTCAGTCGCGCACGACGAGCATCGGCACGAACTCTGCTTCGCAGACGGTCAATGTTGGCACGAGTGGCATTGTCAATGTGCAGGGCGCTCCGGTTAATATTAACCAGGCCGGCGCAGGTGCAACGAACATCAACCGCACGGGTACGGGTGCTACGAGCATCGGTAATACGACGGGTGGTTCGAACTTCACTGGTCGCGTCACGCTCAACGCTTCGACACCGATCAATGACGGTGCTTCGGACGGTACAAGCAATCAGGTGCTCCACTCGAATGGCGCAGGTAATACGCCGACCTGGATCACCCTCCAGACCGACGCTGCAACACTTATTGCCAGCAACGGTATTGGAACTCCGTTCGCAATCGATCTGACCCATGCTAACACGTGGACTGGTAACCAGACCTTTGGTACGGGCGCAAGCAATAATACCACAACGATCGATGTCGGTGCAGCCGGCCAGTTTGTGATCAACAACTTGCTCACTGACGCAAGTCCGACCAACTGGCTCTCGATCAATGGTGCAAACCAAGTTCGCATGACCCCGATCGCCGGCACGGCGCTCGAAGGTATCGTCTACTCGACCGGTGCGTATCGCCTCGGTTCGAC
It contains:
- a CDS encoding S-layer family protein, translated to MRRINKIALALLGLAIASSSSFAQTSPRVFGAGELKLDDGSGNNVYLSTKTGTLGIDASGNVIPGVQTFPSNCALLDLTSTTKGFLTPRMTTAQELAICGGTPNEGLIVYNTTTHTLDIYNGISWGAVSGWNLTGNTLPAAGGGTGVGQNFIGTLNGQDFVIATNVGVAGSGAGERIRVTSSGNVGISATGSAFTPAKLFNVDGTAGTANVRLASLSGAPLLVPALNLANDGITIAGINGDLLKYDAATVVGTVAWLRTGNTVLDGNNTLGTINDITINIKTNNTTRVTIGNSASANAVTITGNETINGNDQVNGTLSSTGNTTLGTNAATTNSLGNTGASTNNIGNGAGATNNIGNGGGATSNTFGATANLNNFGNGAVNNQYGNAAGTNLFGTNATTNNMGTSGTSTNNILGATNINVTGGNATNIATTAAATTSIGVTAGTNNIAGATNINTGGAATTNINTFAGGGAVNIGGTTHTGAISIAANTGSAITLDVANTANNLIANNINQDNSTVNLLTLTGVNSGNVRTRTLSGIITGSNGVDVTWNGTTFDAHLAPDNATVLFANNRFINTNASTLSITSGNPGTTVLFTAAGNTVNVNNAVAGTTNIGNVAGSTNQIGSSATLNQVGNSAATNQFGNNATSNNFGNVANTNQFGENATGNEFGVSNSAANVTNAIGSNTNTGNVTNNIGNRAGAGAVTTNIGTVGTTAINIGSTGAGGNVSISASNGHPITIDVANTANNLVANNINQDNTTVNLLTLTGVNSGNVRTRSLSGIITGSNGVDVSWNGVTFDAHLAANNSTVLFASDRFINTNASTLHITSGGPAGTDFATFAGTTIGLNNTAVGTNNIGFTGGTNTIAGNTTINNNVNNTTQINTGTSTGAVTIGADNVGATTNIQSRTTSIGTNSASQTVNVGTSGIVNVQGAPVNINQAGAGATNINRTGTGATSIGNTTGGSNFTGRVTLNASTPINDGASDGTSNQVLHSNGAGNTPTWITLQTDAATLIASNGIGTPFAIDLTHANTWTGNQTFGTGASNNTTTIDVGAAGQFVINNLLTDASPTNWLSINGANQVRMTPIAGTALEGIVYSTGAYRLGSTTAGNGAGTNPFLANRHVNLDNFSLDFTVGNNTSQLLTLNANTNAVTVSGATNNVNGTTLINNNVNSNTSINTGASTGAVTVGNAAAGAIAMTTATTLNMTSGTTTTIASATTNVNTVSGNVGVGNAAGTVGIAGTTSINASVNDATNVNTGTSTGAVNIGNNTAGSGVVTITSNKGGNANSIVLDVTNSATNNLQLLNIAADAAPTQVLTLNGTNQVRVTSMAGTALEGVVYTGGAYRLGSTLTSGAGSNPFLATRNVNLDASNLNFTSNNGALTPVQIVGGATPQFNVAATTNINTGTYALTKIGNGSSNHQLEINGVVDAVSGDALASGHWDLAVTGDIAASGIIKSGASIIIDGVAATRQVLSDAAMNIVTNAGQLTLIPGSGTAQVTGNLIVTNGETVQNGGLTVSNGGIVASTGNITATTGDIAAPAGNLNAGQNATITGNITSTTGNITASAGNIVATAGNINATAGSIQTNGVTRIANNGVVTATGLRGNFVTKAANYTVDAGGPDYFIKATAAAITIQLPASGGNTGRIIVIRNTAGAAINVTNSGADTIDGAAAVAGNVGAGVTRTFVADGAGDWVSY